A window of Pararhodobacter sp. genomic DNA:
CTCGGGCATGACCGTTCCGGGCGCGAGAGGGGAAACCGACACCTCGCCAAACGTGAACAACGGCCCAAGGTCGATGGCGATCACGATCTGATCAATGGCCCGCGGGTTGGACAGTGGCGAGATATCCGCCGCCTCTCGACCGTCAATCAGAATGTCGATGGTAGGTGCGTAATGGCCGTGCTCATACAGAAGCCCGATCAAACGGCCATATTCAGCGCGCGCCGTGGGCATCAGCTCTACCGGGTCGGTCCGCCCCGCCGCCTCGGCGGCCAGCAGCAAGGAACTGGCGCGCAAGGTCGCCATCAGGTCATCGGAACCGCCGGGAACGCGCAGTTCAATGGAGTTCAACGCCAATGCCGAACCAGGGGACAGCGCAAGACAGAGCAGCATCGCGCGCAGCGCAGCGCCGGGCGCTGGCCGTACGGCCCGCCCAAATGCGCCAACCAGCGCATACCATCCGGCTTTCGCGCGGTTCAAAACCGTAACCTCACAGTGCTGCTCTTTTCAAAGATGTTGCATACTCATGGCATTGTCTCAACCAAATATCGTGTGATCACACGGTTTCAATGCACGGCGCGGCAAAAACACGCCAGTTCCCCGCGCCTGCACCACCTTGACAGCCCAATGCGGAAAAGGGCACTTGATCCATGAACATGTGAAGGATCGCCCGATGGCCGACTCAATTGCTCAATCCTTGCCGCTGCAATCAGCCAGCGACCCGGTCCGCACACATTATCTGGTCATTCTGGCGATTGCCCTTTGCCATTTCATTAACGACGTCATGCAATCCGTGCTTTCGGCCAGCTATCCACTGCTGCGCGACGAGTTTGGCCTGAGCTTCACGCAGATCGGCCTGATGTCACTGGCCTTCATGGGCACGGCCTCGGTCTTGCAGCCCTTGGTCGGCATCGTGACCGACCGCCACCCGTTTCCGCAGTCGCTGACGGTCGGCATGGGCAGCACCATGTTGGGCCTGATCCTGCTCGCCAAAGCACCGTCCTATCCGTTCTTGCTGGCCGGTGCGGCACTGATCGGCGTTGGCTCCGCCGTATTCCACCCCGAAGCCAGCCGCGTGGCACGCGCCGCCGCCGGGCGCAAATTCGGCACCGCACAATCCATTTTCCAGGTCGGTGGAAACGCAGGCCACGCCGCGGGCCCCTTGCTGACCGCATTTATCGTCGTGCCTTTGGGTCGCCCGTCCGTCGCATGGTTTGCCGTTCTGGCGATGGTCGGCATGACGATCCTCAGCCAGGTCGGGCGCTGGTACGCCAATCAGGAGCGCAAAAAACGCAAATCCGTTGCGTCGGACGGCCACGGCCTGCCCCGTCGCCGCATCATCATCACCATCGTCTTGCTGGCTTTTCTGGTCTTTACCAAGAACGCCTATATGGCCAGCATCGCCGCCTATTACACCTTTTTCCTGATCGAGAAATTCGCCCTGAGCACGCAAGACGCGCAACTGATGCTGTTCCTGTTCCTCGCGGCCTCGGCGGTTGGGGTCATCATCGGCGGCCCGATCGGCGACCGGATCGGCACCCGCGCGGTGATCTGGGTGTCAATCCTGGGTGTCTTGCCTTTCACCCTGGCCCTGCCGCATGTCGATCTGTTCTGGACCGGCGTGATGACCGTATTCATCGGCCTGATCCTGTCCTCGGCCTTTCCGGCGATCATCGTTTTCGCCCAAGAGCTGGTCCCCGGTCGCGTCGGCCTGATCGCGGGGGTTTTCTTTGGCATGGCCTTCGGCATCGGTGGCATGGCAGCGGCTGGTCTGGGTCTGGTTGCCGATGCAAAGGGCATCGAATTTGTCTATCAAGTCTGCGCCTATTTGCCCGCCTTGGGCATTCTGGCGGCGTTCTTGCCCAAATTTAACCGGGGCTAACACAAGACGCCACGTTGGCTGCCATTGTCGAAAACCGGGTCTGGTGCTATCTGGGCGTCAACTTATTGACAGACAGGAGCCCGCGATGACTGCGGATTATATCGTTAAAGACATCAACCTTGCCGCGTTTGGTCGCAAGGAACTGGATATTGCCGAAACCGAAATGCCGGGTCTGATGGCGTGCCGCGAAGAATTCGGCACCACCAAGCCGCTGACGGGCGCGCGCATTGTCGGCTCGTTGCACATGACGATTCAGACCGCGGTTCTGATCGAAACGCTGGTCGAGCTGGGCGCCGATGTCCGCTGGGCCTCGTGCAACATTTTCTCGACCCAAGATCACGCCGCCGCGGCGATTGCGGCGGGTGGCACGCCTGTTTTTGCGATCAAGGGTCAGTCGCTGGTTGAGCATTGGGATTATCTGGATCGTTCGTTCCAGTTCCCTGAAGGGGCGAACATGATCCTCGACGATGGCGGCGATGCGACGCTGTATGTGCTGCTGGGCGCGCGCGTCGAGGCGGGCGAAACCGGGTTGATCGAGGTCCCGACCTCGGAAGAGGAAGAGGCGATCTTTGCCCAGATCAAGAAGCGCATGGCGGCCAGCCCCGGCTGGTTCACCAAGACCCGCGCGGCGATCAAGGGTGTTTCCGAGGAAACCACCACCGGCGTTCATCGTCTCTATGATCTGCACAAAAAGGGTCAGTTGCCCTTCCCGGCGATCAACGTGAATGACAGCGTGACGAAATCGAAGTTCGACAACA
This region includes:
- a CDS encoding MFS transporter; translated protein: MADSIAQSLPLQSASDPVRTHYLVILAIALCHFINDVMQSVLSASYPLLRDEFGLSFTQIGLMSLAFMGTASVLQPLVGIVTDRHPFPQSLTVGMGSTMLGLILLAKAPSYPFLLAGAALIGVGSAVFHPEASRVARAAAGRKFGTAQSIFQVGGNAGHAAGPLLTAFIVVPLGRPSVAWFAVLAMVGMTILSQVGRWYANQERKKRKSVASDGHGLPRRRIIITIVLLAFLVFTKNAYMASIAAYYTFFLIEKFALSTQDAQLMLFLFLAASAVGVIIGGPIGDRIGTRAVIWVSILGVLPFTLALPHVDLFWTGVMTVFIGLILSSAFPAIIVFAQELVPGRVGLIAGVFFGMAFGIGGMAAAGLGLVADAKGIEFVYQVCAYLPALGILAAFLPKFNRG